In one Thermodesulfobium acidiphilum genomic region, the following are encoded:
- the dsrA gene encoding dissimilatory-type sulfite reductase subunit alpha, whose translation MPELRKTPMLDQLLDGPFPSFVKEIKKGAEKNEACNDLLGQLELSYEEKVTHWKHGGIVGVTGYGGGVIGRYSDVPEKFPGLTEFHTMRINQPAGWFYKTDRLRKFLDIWEKRGSGLTNFHGATGDIILLGTHTDQLQPVVDDLAHEGWDLGGSGSDLRTPSACVGPGRCEWACIDTLDIVDTLTRRYQNELHRPMWPYKFKIKISGCANDGVAAKARADFSIIGTWKDNIQINRTEVINYVNGGFDIIGQVVDKCPTKCISYNPVTKSLSIDNSNCVRCHNCINKMPKALRQGKITGATILIGAHAPILQSAFMSWVIVPFMEMKPPYDEVSELLEKIWEWWDENGKMRERVGELIYRLGMRSFLKATGLPAVPQMVLHPRANPFYFWDKEEVNQ comes from the coding sequence ATGCCAGAATTAAGAAAAACGCCAATGCTAGATCAGCTTCTTGATGGTCCATTTCCAAGCTTTGTGAAAGAGATCAAAAAAGGTGCTGAAAAAAACGAAGCTTGTAATGACCTTCTTGGTCAGTTAGAGCTTTCGTACGAAGAAAAGGTTACGCACTGGAAACACGGTGGAATTGTAGGTGTTACGGGTTATGGTGGTGGAGTAATCGGTCGTTATTCTGATGTCCCTGAAAAATTTCCAGGATTGACTGAATTTCACACCATGAGAATCAATCAGCCTGCTGGATGGTTTTATAAAACAGATAGGCTAAGAAAATTTCTCGACATATGGGAGAAGCGTGGAAGCGGTTTGACGAACTTTCACGGTGCAACAGGCGATATTATTTTGCTTGGTACTCATACCGATCAATTACAGCCTGTCGTAGATGACCTTGCACATGAAGGTTGGGACTTGGGCGGATCGGGTTCAGATCTTAGAACCCCAAGTGCGTGCGTAGGACCAGGCAGGTGTGAGTGGGCGTGTATTGATACGCTTGATATTGTAGATACTCTTACAAGAAGGTATCAAAATGAGCTCCACAGACCAATGTGGCCATATAAGTTTAAGATTAAGATTTCAGGCTGTGCGAACGATGGCGTAGCCGCAAAAGCTAGAGCTGACTTTTCAATTATCGGTACCTGGAAAGATAACATTCAAATTAACAGAACAGAAGTTATAAATTATGTAAATGGTGGATTTGACATTATTGGTCAGGTAGTTGATAAATGTCCGACAAAGTGTATTTCTTACAATCCAGTAACCAAATCTCTTTCAATCGATAACAGCAACTGTGTAAGGTGCCACAACTGTATAAATAAGATGCCAAAAGCTCTTCGACAGGGCAAAATAACAGGTGCCACTATATTGATTGGTGCTCATGCTCCTATTCTACAATCGGCATTTATGTCCTGGGTTATTGTTCCATTTATGGAAATGAAGCCTCCTTATGATGAAGTTTCTGAACTCCTCGAGAAGATTTGGGAATGGTGGGACGAGAACGGAAAAATGAGGGAAAGAGTTGGTGAGCTTATTTACAGATTGGGTATGAGGAGCTTCTTGAAGGCGACAGGACTTCCTGCTGTTCCTCAGATGGTCTTACATCCACGTGCCAATCCATTCTACTTCTGGGATAAAGAGGAGGTGAACCAATAA